One Methanobacterium sp. genomic region harbors:
- a CDS encoding NAD(P)H-dependent oxidoreductase — protein MRILAILAHPTERSFNHAIAGTAVSKLRKNGHEVTYHDLYAEKFDPLLSGEEIPKDAELDPQIEKHCKEIKEADGIIIIHPNWWGQPPAILKGYIDRIIRAGMAYEFLEGDNGEGVPNGLLKAETAIVFNTSNTPEKRELEVFGDPLEAIWKNCIFGLCGVKNFYRKMYGVIVTSSMNERQLWLEDVEKTVDKYFPPKK, from the coding sequence ATGAGAATACTTGCAATTCTAGCCCATCCAACAGAAAGAAGCTTTAATCATGCAATCGCAGGTACTGCTGTATCCAAATTGCGTAAAAATGGCCATGAAGTAACATACCATGATCTGTACGCTGAAAAATTTGATCCATTACTTTCAGGTGAAGAAATCCCTAAAGATGCAGAATTAGATCCTCAAATTGAAAAGCACTGCAAAGAAATTAAAGAAGCAGATGGCATAATTATCATACATCCCAATTGGTGGGGACAGCCTCCAGCTATTTTAAAAGGTTACATAGATCGAATAATACGTGCAGGGATGGCTTATGAATTTTTAGAGGGCGATAATGGAGAAGGAGTCCCAAATGGCCTGTTAAAAGCTGAAACTGCCATTGTATTTAACACATCCAATACACCAGAAAAAAGAGAACTGGAGGTATTTGGCGATCCACTTGAAGCAATCTGGAAAAATTGTATCTTTGGCTTATGTGGTGTGAAAAATTTTTACAGAAAAATGTATGGAGTCATTGTTACAAGCAGCATGAATGAACGGCAGTTATGGCTTGAAGATGTTGAAAAAACTGTTGATAAATATTTCCCACCAAAAAAATGA
- a CDS encoding metallophosphoesterase, with translation MEKKIIQISDVHFGALTFSKELKSSLILQIQYENPDFIIFAGMQQIMVMKMNIMALQYL, from the coding sequence GTGGAGAAAAAAATTATACAGATATCTGATGTGCATTTTGGGGCTCTTACTTTCTCCAAGGAGCTTAAATCAAGTTTAATATTACAAATACAATATGAAAACCCGGATTTTATAATTTTTGCAGGGATGCAACAGATCATGGTCATGAAAATGAATATAATGGCGCTGCAGTATTTGTAG
- a CDS encoding TetR/AcrR family transcriptional regulator — MKNQATDSKTEKKSTKEKIFDVSLDLFSQKGFDGVSVREIAREVGIRESSIYNHYRNKEAILDAIIDYFMSELQQSGPPEEVGELLMDQGPEVFFEVGARMYIEQVNTPKMEKIWRLVSVEMYHNEKIRNFYKKELLEGPINIWEATFTKMIEKGLIKPVNPRTLAYEYFSFAIYLFFEYFVLKYDEDFDSFMDLALEKMNNHTKFLLKAIKV; from the coding sequence ATGAAAAATCAAGCTACTGACTCAAAAACTGAAAAAAAATCAACTAAAGAAAAAATATTTGATGTATCCCTCGATCTTTTCTCACAAAAAGGTTTTGACGGGGTTTCAGTTCGTGAAATTGCAAGAGAAGTTGGGATAAGGGAAAGTTCAATATACAACCATTATCGAAATAAAGAGGCAATACTGGATGCTATCATTGATTATTTTATGTCTGAACTTCAGCAGAGCGGCCCACCTGAAGAAGTGGGGGAATTATTAATGGATCAAGGTCCTGAAGTGTTTTTTGAAGTGGGGGCCAGAATGTATATAGAACAGGTTAATACTCCTAAAATGGAAAAAATATGGCGTTTAGTTTCTGTTGAGATGTATCATAACGAAAAAATAAGGAATTTCTACAAAAAAGAACTTTTAGAAGGGCCAATAAATATTTGGGAAGCCACTTTCACTAAAATGATAGAAAAAGGACTTATAAAACCAGTTAATCCTAGAACACTGGCATATGAATATTTTTCATTTGCAATATATCTCTTCTTTGAGTATTTTGTCTTAAAATATGATGAAGACTTTGATTCATTTATGGATCTAGCTTTAGAGAAGATGAATAACCATACAAAATTCCTTTTGAAAGCTATAAAAGTTTAA
- a CDS encoding flavodoxin family protein, whose translation MKTFKIKDFEAPETRFPRVLAVMGSPKKKGNTYKVTREVEERMKQLGNIEFEYLFLKDVDLKMCSGCFNCVRKGEDLCPINDSRVEIENKIAAADGVILASPVYCENVSGLMKNFIDRFSFVFHRPRFFDQKLMVLATSAGGGLKETIDYLKKLQIWGFGTPVELRVITPPWPQSDALQKKNEKNINNAAEEFYQKLQEGRQPPNFMQYMHFRFLKETSKLGYLPADLEFYKDKGEFFYDTSVSPLKKIFAPLIMKFAFFMMRDMEPKS comes from the coding sequence ATGAAAACCTTTAAAATCAAAGATTTTGAGGCCCCGGAAACACGGTTTCCGAGGGTACTAGCAGTAATGGGGAGCCCTAAAAAGAAGGGGAACACTTATAAGGTTACTCGAGAAGTCGAAGAAAGAATGAAACAGTTGGGCAACATTGAATTTGAATATTTATTTTTAAAAGATGTAGATTTAAAGATGTGCAGCGGATGTTTTAACTGTGTTAGGAAAGGTGAGGATTTATGTCCTATAAATGATAGTCGGGTAGAAATTGAAAATAAAATTGCTGCAGCAGATGGTGTGATACTCGCTTCCCCTGTATACTGTGAGAATGTAAGCGGGCTTATGAAGAACTTCATTGATAGATTTTCATTTGTTTTCCACAGGCCCCGTTTTTTTGATCAAAAACTCATGGTTTTAGCCACCAGTGCAGGTGGAGGGTTAAAAGAGACCATTGACTACCTTAAAAAGCTTCAAATCTGGGGATTTGGAACTCCCGTTGAGCTTAGAGTGATAACACCACCGTGGCCTCAGTCTGATGCTCTTCAGAAAAAGAATGAGAAAAACATAAACAATGCAGCTGAAGAGTTTTACCAGAAACTTCAGGAAGGAAGGCAGCCGCCAAACTTTATGCAGTACATGCACTTTAGATTCTTAAAGGAAACTTCTAAATTGGGATATCTTCCAGCAGATCTTGAATTTTATAAAGATAAGGGCGAATTTTTTTATGATACTAGTGTAAGTCCTTTAAAAAAGATATTTGCACCATTAATCATGAAATTTGCATTTTTCATGATGAGGGACATGGAGCCAAAGAGTTAG
- a CDS encoding PadR family transcriptional regulator: MKCCEMKGYLTYLILWIIGKNSMNGAEIGRELEKRRGTKPSPGTIYPALKELKKKGLIEIDENKNYSLTPEGKKELKSSCKFFCNIFYDINEMSDFCE, from the coding sequence ATGAAATGCTGTGAAATGAAAGGCTATTTAACATACCTTATACTATGGATTATAGGTAAAAATAGCATGAACGGGGCCGAAATCGGCAGAGAATTGGAAAAACGGAGAGGCACAAAACCAAGTCCCGGCACTATATATCCTGCACTTAAGGAATTGAAAAAAAAAGGCCTGATTGAAATTGATGAAAATAAAAATTATTCTTTAACTCCAGAAGGTAAAAAAGAGTTAAAATCATCCTGTAAGTTTTTCTGCAATATATTTTATGATATAAATGAAATGTCTGATTTTTGTGAATAG
- a CDS encoding DNA-formamidopyrimidine glycosylase family protein, producing MAELPEIMVLSSQMNNELKSKEIKSVDVIQEKCLNMDVGSFKERITGKTIKNVYNKGKWIFFELTDSYHLLLNLGMGSDVLYHNLDECSAEEYQCRFNFTDNSGFTCKFWWFGHIDLVSDKELSEHKATKDIAISPLDPNFTLDYFKKVCSGRAMIKNVILNQKKVGGIGNVYIHDILFKSKLHPKKTTNSLEPSQINDLFQIMVENLKYSLDKKGLAYEKDFYGKNGEFSKDYFLVAYKEGEKCPDCSKIIEKIKTGSTSSYICPECQKL from the coding sequence ATGGCAGAACTACCCGAAATTATGGTTTTAAGCAGTCAGATGAATAATGAACTGAAATCCAAAGAAATTAAATCAGTTGACGTAATACAAGAGAAATGCCTGAATATGGACGTTGGCAGTTTTAAAGAGAGAATAACTGGTAAAACTATTAAAAACGTATACAATAAAGGAAAATGGATCTTTTTTGAACTTACAGATAGCTACCATCTTTTATTGAACCTTGGAATGGGATCAGACGTCCTATATCATAATCTTGATGAATGTTCCGCAGAAGAATACCAGTGCCGCTTTAATTTTACAGATAATTCAGGGTTTACATGCAAGTTCTGGTGGTTTGGACATATAGATCTGGTCTCAGATAAGGAACTTTCAGAACATAAAGCAACCAAAGATATAGCTATTTCCCCGTTAGATCCTAATTTTACTCTTGATTACTTTAAAAAAGTCTGCAGTGGTCGGGCCATGATTAAAAATGTAATTTTAAATCAGAAGAAAGTTGGGGGAATCGGAAATGTTTACATTCATGATATTCTTTTTAAATCAAAACTTCATCCCAAAAAAACAACCAACTCTTTAGAACCATCACAAATCAATGATCTATTCCAAATTATGGTAGAAAATCTTAAATATTCACTTGATAAAAAAGGGCTGGCATATGAAAAAGATTTTTACGGGAAAAATGGAGAATTCAGTAAAGATTACTTTTTAGTAGCATATAAAGAAGGAGAAAAATGTCCCGATTGCAGCAAAATCATTGAAAAAATAAAAACAGGAAGTACGTCTTCTTATATCTGCCCCGAGTGCCAGAAATTATAG
- a CDS encoding GMC family oxidoreductase N-terminal domain-containing protein, which translates to MRAIVVGTGAGGATAARELVNAGFEVIILEAGKEFKPFRRLLQVAGPLRRTGLLGNEKTITRMFPPMDTMRSSDDLVLVRGMTMGGSTVLSCGNIVRADRGLKEIGLDLSPEFEKIEKDIGVTEFPRKRWQSVTEKMFEAAQKLGLEPKVTPKAVDSVKCVSCGLCELGCTTGARWDSRRFLNDAIDAGAKLYTSSPVEKVIIEKGQTRGVMVGSKTIKSDIVVLAAGGIGTAQILKASGLHAKDNLWVDIVLTLGGVLKGANQIKEPPMAWHTKHEGYILSPYLDILSHWFHKPWRNVSIEDRVGVMVKLADIEEGAVFADGKVQKTIKKEDYTRLDDAIGEAKKIMECVGVSGPYVNGVHNGGHLGGTVPLTKDDVYSMKPSGLPEGLWVADLSLAPRSQGLPTILLASAMALKVAGKISEEYGKMK; encoded by the coding sequence ATGAGGGCAATAGTGGTAGGAACTGGAGCTGGAGGGGCGACAGCGGCGCGTGAATTAGTGAATGCTGGATTTGAAGTAATAATTCTGGAAGCAGGAAAAGAATTTAAACCTTTCAGACGGCTTTTACAGGTAGCAGGCCCTCTTAGGAGAACCGGCCTTTTAGGAAATGAAAAAACAATCACTAGAATGTTTCCACCTATGGACACTATGCGTTCATCGGATGATCTTGTACTTGTCAGGGGTATGACCATGGGTGGTTCTACTGTACTTTCGTGCGGTAACATAGTGCGTGCAGACCGCGGTTTAAAAGAAATAGGCTTAGATCTTAGTCCTGAATTTGAAAAAATTGAAAAAGATATTGGCGTAACTGAATTTCCCAGAAAAAGGTGGCAGTCTGTAACAGAAAAGATGTTTGAAGCCGCTCAAAAACTTGGATTGGAACCAAAGGTAACTCCTAAAGCTGTTGATTCAGTTAAGTGTGTATCATGCGGATTGTGTGAGCTTGGGTGTACTACCGGCGCGCGGTGGGATTCTCGAAGGTTTTTAAATGATGCAATTGACGCCGGTGCTAAATTATACACTTCATCGCCGGTTGAAAAAGTTATAATAGAAAAAGGCCAGACTAGGGGAGTTATGGTGGGATCGAAGACTATTAAATCAGATATTGTAGTTTTAGCTGCAGGTGGAATTGGAACGGCGCAGATATTAAAAGCCTCGGGCCTGCATGCTAAAGATAATTTATGGGTTGATATAGTCCTTACATTGGGCGGAGTTCTTAAAGGAGCAAATCAAATTAAAGAACCACCTATGGCATGGCATACAAAGCATGAAGGTTATATTCTCTCTCCTTATTTAGATATTCTTTCCCACTGGTTCCATAAACCATGGAGAAATGTATCTATAGAAGATAGAGTTGGCGTAATGGTAAAACTTGCAGATATAGAAGAGGGGGCGGTTTTTGCAGATGGAAAAGTGCAGAAAACCATAAAAAAAGAGGATTATACTCGTCTTGATGATGCGATTGGAGAAGCTAAAAAAATTATGGAATGTGTAGGTGTTTCGGGTCCCTATGTTAACGGTGTGCATAATGGCGGACATCTGGGTGGTACAGTACCGCTTACTAAAGATGATGTATATTCTATGAAGCCTTCCGGGCTGCCAGAAGGTTTATGGGTAGCTGATTTATCACTGGCACCTCGTTCGCAGGGTTTACCTACAATATTACTTGCTTCAGCTATGGCACTTAAAGTAGCAGGAAAAATATCTGAAGAATATGGGAAAATGAAATAA
- a CDS encoding L-2-amino-thiazoline-4-carboxylic acid hydrolase — translation MSVRLKLASIWLPDFILKRELDNVARNTIDGLDDLLKQYVPSKMETLIKNHEILKGKLEQRRSSMAMAHNKRVKILIQELGYEKAVKIGRKSMFEVGFKLGQDARRKLGVGDNFKDLELAAGILYKILGIEFKIENKEGNMFMIVNRCSLSKYYSPESCMILSAADEGVVCGLNKNMGMRFKERITEGAPECIACINEVKI, via the coding sequence ATGAGTGTTCGGCTAAAACTTGCCTCAATTTGGCTTCCAGATTTCATTTTAAAGAGAGAACTGGACAATGTAGCTAGGAATACAATAGATGGACTCGATGATCTTTTAAAGCAGTATGTACCTTCAAAAATGGAAACATTAATTAAAAACCATGAAATTTTAAAGGGAAAACTTGAGCAGAGAAGATCTTCAATGGCTATGGCACATAATAAACGTGTTAAAATATTAATTCAAGAGTTAGGATATGAAAAAGCCGTTAAAATTGGAAGAAAATCCATGTTTGAAGTTGGTTTTAAATTAGGGCAAGATGCCCGCCGAAAACTTGGAGTAGGAGATAATTTTAAGGATCTTGAACTTGCAGCAGGAATACTTTACAAAATACTTGGAATAGAGTTTAAAATAGAAAATAAAGAAGGAAACATGTTCATGATTGTAAATAGATGTTCTTTATCTAAATATTATTCTCCTGAGTCCTGCATGATTTTAAGTGCTGCAGATGAAGGGGTAGTGTGCGGTTTAAATAAAAATATGGGCATGCGATTTAAAGAAAGAATTACTGAAGGAGCACCTGAGTGTATAGCTTGTATAAATGAGGTAAAAATATGA
- a CDS encoding SRPBCC domain-containing protein, whose translation MKEIYTEIEINAPASVVWSILTDFDDFSRWNPFIRKISGKLQEGAQIEVFIIPPNSNGMKFRPKILTYDPEKELRWLGNFWIPKLFDGEHSLVINEISENKVLFIQKERFSGLFVPFFSGTLKNTESGFEMMNHALKEEAESKYNK comes from the coding sequence ATGAAGGAGATCTATACGGAGATCGAAATAAACGCTCCTGCAAGTGTTGTCTGGAGTATTCTCACAGACTTCGATGATTTTTCGAGATGGAACCCATTTATCCGGAAAATATCTGGAAAACTGCAGGAAGGGGCGCAAATTGAGGTTTTTATAATCCCTCCTAATTCAAATGGGATGAAATTCAGGCCTAAAATATTAACTTATGATCCAGAAAAAGAATTAAGGTGGTTGGGGAATTTTTGGATTCCAAAACTGTTTGACGGTGAGCATAGTTTAGTTATTAATGAAATAAGTGAAAATAAAGTGTTATTTATACAAAAAGAAAGGTTCAGCGGCTTGTTTGTTCCATTTTTCTCTGGAACACTAAAAAATACAGAATCTGGTTTTGAAATGATGAATCATGCTCTAAAAGAGGAAGCGGAGAGTAAATATAATAAATAA
- a CDS encoding polysaccharide pyruvyl transferase family protein — protein MKKNIKVLLLGYNGANNTGSEARLLAIIEDIRAILGNEALITVPTLNKENLERYLKEDKFLKVAPISSIFFFDIRKLVKEHDVLLLVEGSCYMDTWTSALLWAFLWATKCAKDFKKPSIAYAVDAGHLSSFNRWLVKREASKTDLILTRTESAAQELQKIGVKAPIRTTADCAFTFKTEKDDDEILKEIWPESDSGVVGLAPIDFYLWPVVMRPWGKKENLYKWPYYYSRSKSRVDGSERLALKWAEEADRIIEKYDKRVALICMEELDEPLAVCIKNKMKKPEMVKIFSSRKYNASTMTSILRSLELLVTSRYHAGVLSLEAQVPQIAIGHDTRLRGFYKELELENYLLDYMSSEIWYKLEEKVNELLENPEAQQKLLKDGFIQHIDRARKNPEILKVFLQERGWKVKT, from the coding sequence ATGAAGAAAAATATTAAAGTCCTTTTACTTGGATACAACGGTGCCAATAACACGGGATCTGAAGCAAGGTTACTTGCTATAATAGAAGATATAAGGGCAATTCTGGGTAATGAAGCCCTTATTACTGTTCCAACATTAAATAAAGAAAACTTAGAACGTTACCTTAAAGAAGACAAGTTTTTGAAGGTTGCTCCAATATCTTCGATTTTCTTTTTTGATATAAGAAAACTGGTTAAAGAACATGATGTTCTTTTGCTAGTTGAGGGAAGCTGCTACATGGATACCTGGACTTCAGCACTTTTATGGGCTTTTTTATGGGCCACTAAATGTGCAAAAGATTTTAAAAAGCCAAGTATTGCATATGCAGTGGATGCAGGTCATTTATCTTCTTTTAACAGGTGGTTAGTTAAACGAGAAGCCAGCAAAACTGATCTGATTTTAACTAGGACTGAATCTGCAGCCCAGGAACTCCAAAAAATAGGGGTTAAAGCTCCTATCAGGACAACGGCCGATTGTGCATTTACATTCAAAACTGAAAAAGATGATGATGAAATTTTAAAGGAAATATGGCCAGAATCAGATTCTGGAGTGGTGGGTCTGGCACCAATTGATTTTTATTTGTGGCCGGTGGTGATGCGGCCATGGGGCAAAAAGGAAAACCTGTATAAATGGCCTTACTATTATTCACGTTCAAAATCGAGAGTTGATGGAAGCGAACGATTAGCTCTTAAATGGGCTGAAGAAGCGGACCGTATAATTGAAAAATATGATAAAAGGGTAGCATTAATTTGTATGGAAGAACTGGATGAACCGCTGGCTGTATGTATAAAGAACAAAATGAAGAAGCCTGAAATGGTAAAAATATTTTCATCAAGAAAGTACAATGCATCTACAATGACAAGTATCCTCCGAAGTCTTGAACTTCTTGTAACTTCTCGTTATCATGCAGGTGTCTTATCGCTTGAAGCTCAGGTTCCTCAGATAGCTATAGGGCATGACACTCGTCTTAGGGGATTTTATAAAGAATTGGAGTTAGAAAATTATTTATTAGATTACATGTCATCTGAAATCTGGTATAAATTAGAGGAAAAAGTTAATGAACTGCTTGAGAATCCTGAAGCACAACAGAAACTACTGAAAGATGGATTTATTCAGCACATTGACCGTGCTCGTAAAAATCCGGAAATTCTTAAGGTTTTTCTCCAAGAGAGAGGGTGGAAGGTGAAAACATGA
- a CDS encoding AMP-binding protein yields MNKVILLTGANGFLGTQAALRLLRSYNYKIIALIRGNDKQHATNRLSRAWWEFPELLDELGNRIHVLNGDITRNELGIEKQEYKNLIQTVTHIIHTAADWKLKSSLEELQKINVQGTENMLKLAQLAHEDHGLERFSHVSTAYVAGGKKGVVSEDSLTSKYGFLSDYEKTKFESEVLVRKSGFDVSIFRPSMIVGDSSTGYIKTFNTVYVPLRLYLSGKLKIIPVSRSMKINLVPVDYVADSIVKLTFEGKAVNKTFHLTAPVESLPTLEELIEFVREWSEENIDIKLNTPIYMPLNVSLLQKISSHGYLFGKGTGKLLETVNTLSPYFNENREYLGDNTEEIIGPYRYKWQNFLPKLIEFAVYHGFLHRSDRTVHEQALFRLQRSSMPVKYYDIVKGEIKESSSTDIYQNIISASKALQSMGVNKGDKVAVIGYNSTKYLILDIAIGIVGAVSVPIYYTSPLNEIREILDDSSAKILFAGIPQILNDLNEFDAHISVVSLCKQSVDRDLEVISWEEFLKKGEEVNKVIDTPLNFDDTATIRYTSGTTGKPRGVMFTHGNLRWMAEFIASMPPWKDRTSEISYLSFLPMNHVVEGIMGTYAPYYAPASLNLYFLENFHDLEESLQEVRPNVFFSVPRFYEKVWCNVLESRIGQIYISSSGIVKTVLGKLIKREILKKAGLDRCAQLIVGSAPVSDELLKYYHELGIEVHNAYGLTEAPLITINRIGKNRIGTVGEPLPDTYIKIDGEGEILINGPQVMSGYFKDDSDSLEDGWLHTGDLGYETPEDSLVITGRRKEVLVNSYGKTISPLKIEVMLKNISGIEEAMVIGDGKPYCSAFLWVEEDSNLKWIDKTIGEINTRLSRPEEIKKWVILKDDLSIGTDLTANLKLKRKSISKRYEDIINFIYGSGTKTDSILHFGSIEVDS; encoded by the coding sequence ATGAATAAAGTTATACTTTTAACAGGGGCAAATGGATTTTTAGGTACTCAAGCTGCCCTAAGACTTCTCAGGAGTTATAACTATAAAATTATAGCTTTAATACGGGGCAATGATAAACAACATGCTACAAACAGGCTTTCTAGAGCATGGTGGGAATTTCCAGAACTTTTAGATGAATTAGGTAATAGAATTCATGTATTAAATGGAGATATTACCAGAAATGAATTGGGAATAGAAAAGCAGGAATATAAAAACCTGATTCAAACGGTTACCCATATAATTCACACTGCTGCAGACTGGAAATTAAAATCTTCCCTTGAGGAACTCCAGAAAATCAACGTGCAGGGAACTGAAAATATGCTGAAATTGGCCCAGTTAGCTCATGAAGACCATGGATTAGAAAGATTTTCTCATGTATCTACAGCTTATGTTGCAGGTGGGAAAAAAGGCGTTGTCTCTGAGGATTCTTTGACCTCAAAATATGGGTTTTTAAGTGATTATGAAAAGACCAAGTTTGAAAGTGAGGTCCTTGTGAGAAAATCTGGATTTGATGTATCTATCTTCCGTCCAAGCATGATTGTAGGTGATTCTTCTACAGGATACATTAAAACATTTAATACGGTATATGTGCCTCTCCGGCTTTATTTAAGCGGAAAATTAAAAATAATCCCTGTTTCCAGATCAATGAAAATAAATTTAGTGCCTGTAGATTACGTTGCAGATTCAATTGTAAAGCTTACTTTTGAGGGGAAGGCTGTAAATAAGACTTTTCACTTAACTGCACCTGTTGAATCGCTCCCTACCCTTGAAGAACTTATTGAATTTGTAAGGGAATGGAGCGAGGAGAATATTGATATTAAACTTAATACTCCAATTTACATGCCATTAAATGTTTCATTACTCCAAAAAATCTCATCTCATGGCTATTTGTTTGGAAAAGGAACAGGTAAATTACTTGAAACAGTAAATACTCTTTCTCCTTATTTTAATGAAAATAGGGAATACTTGGGAGATAATACTGAGGAAATAATAGGGCCATATAGATATAAATGGCAGAATTTCTTACCTAAACTCATTGAATTCGCTGTTTATCATGGTTTCTTACATAGATCTGATCGTACAGTTCACGAACAGGCTTTATTTAGACTTCAAAGGAGCAGCATGCCTGTTAAATATTACGACATCGTTAAAGGTGAAATTAAAGAATCAAGTTCAACTGACATTTATCAAAACATAATATCTGCTTCAAAGGCCCTTCAGAGCATGGGAGTTAACAAGGGAGATAAAGTAGCAGTAATTGGTTATAACAGTACAAAGTATCTCATATTAGATATTGCAATTGGTATTGTGGGCGCAGTGAGCGTACCTATTTATTATACGAGCCCTTTAAATGAGATTAGGGAGATATTGGACGATAGCAGTGCAAAAATTCTTTTTGCAGGCATTCCTCAAATTTTAAATGATTTAAATGAATTTGATGCTCACATTTCAGTTGTTTCACTATGCAAACAAAGTGTTGATAGGGATTTGGAGGTTATTTCATGGGAAGAATTCCTTAAAAAAGGAGAGGAAGTAAATAAAGTGATTGATACGCCTTTAAACTTTGATGACACTGCCACTATACGTTATACTTCTGGAACAACTGGAAAACCTAGGGGAGTTATGTTTACTCATGGGAACCTCCGTTGGATGGCAGAATTCATAGCTTCTATGCCTCCTTGGAAGGATAGAACCTCTGAAATATCTTACCTTTCGTTTCTTCCAATGAACCATGTGGTGGAAGGAATTATGGGAACTTACGCTCCTTATTATGCTCCTGCATCTTTAAACCTTTATTTTCTGGAAAATTTTCATGATCTTGAAGAATCTCTTCAGGAGGTGAGGCCCAATGTATTCTTTTCAGTGCCGCGTTTCTATGAGAAGGTATGGTGCAATGTATTGGAATCCAGAATAGGGCAAATTTACATTAGTTCCTCTGGAATCGTGAAGACAGTTCTGGGAAAATTAATTAAGAGGGAAATTCTTAAAAAGGCAGGTCTGGACAGGTGTGCTCAATTAATCGTTGGTTCTGCACCTGTAAGTGATGAATTACTCAAATACTATCATGAACTTGGTATTGAAGTTCATAATGCCTATGGATTAACCGAAGCGCCGCTTATAACCATTAATAGAATTGGAAAAAATAGGATAGGGACAGTAGGTGAACCTCTCCCTGATACCTATATTAAAATAGATGGAGAAGGTGAAATACTGATAAACGGGCCGCAGGTAATGTCAGGTTATTTTAAAGATGATTCAGATTCTTTAGAGGATGGATGGCTCCATACTGGTGATCTGGGATATGAAACCCCTGAAGACAGCCTTGTAATTACCGGCCGTAGAAAGGAGGTCCTAGTTAATTCTTATGGGAAAACAATAAGCCCCCTCAAAATAGAAGTGATGCTTAAAAATATATCTGGGATCGAAGAGGCCATGGTAATTGGTGACGGAAAGCCTTACTGCAGCGCTTTTTTATGGGTTGAAGAAGACTCAAATCTTAAATGGATTGATAAAACTATCGGTGAAATAAATACCCGACTTTCCCGCCCAGAAGAGATTAAAAAATGGGTTATTTTAAAGGATGATCTTTCAATAGGCACTGATTTAACTGCAAACCTTAAACTTAAAAGAAAATCTATTTCAAAGCGTTATGAAGATATTATTAACTTTATTTATGGATCTGGAACTAAAACGGACAGTATATTACACTTTGGCAGTATTGAGGTGGATTCATGA
- a CDS encoding pyridoxamine 5'-phosphate oxidase family protein — protein sequence MRRSDKEIKDKNCIEWILKNASVCRIAICDNETPYIVPMNFGFEENDLYLHSASEGLKIDMIRKNNRICFEADIETEIVTADNACSWGMKYYSVIGFGKAHFIEDKDKKINALDVIMQKYSNKPNETFEYSKPSLDKTTVIKVEIESLTGKKSGY from the coding sequence ATGAGAAGAAGTGATAAAGAAATAAAAGATAAAAACTGTATAGAATGGATATTAAAAAATGCATCAGTATGCCGAATTGCCATTTGTGACAATGAAACCCCATATATCGTGCCTATGAACTTTGGATTTGAAGAAAATGATCTTTATCTCCATTCAGCGAGTGAAGGGTTAAAAATTGACATGATAAGAAAAAATAACAGAATTTGCTTTGAAGCAGACATTGAAACAGAAATTGTAACTGCAGATAATGCCTGCAGCTGGGGAATGAAATATTACAGTGTAATTGGTTTTGGAAAAGCTCATTTTATAGAAGATAAGGACAAAAAAATAAACGCATTAGATGTCATAATGCAAAAATACAGTAATAAACCAAATGAAACATTTGAATATTCAAAACCATCACTTGATAAAACCACTGTAATTAAAGTGGAAATTGAGAGTTTAACAGGAAAAAAATCAGGATATTAA